Part of the Triticum aestivum cultivar Chinese Spring chromosome 4D, IWGSC CS RefSeq v2.1, whole genome shotgun sequence genome is shown below.
TCCATTTGCGGGTCaacattgaagatgcccttagtaATATGTCATTGTTACTCATGTCCTTCTATGCGAAGTACGTGAATTGTAGATTAAATCATTGTTTGCACTTACATTTTAGGTTATGTATATTTTGCAGTAAGCAATTGTTAGTCTGTTAGATAAACTTCATGTGAAGGATTTTTTTTCACAATATTAGAatttcagttttgctaaagcacatctagatgtgccataagtattgcacatctaagtcctatgtcattgatcttacattgagattcgtgtgaattttttctttttcttttttctttttctctttatgcttgattcactcatttagatgtgcaataaccagagcacatctagatgtgcccctTAGAATTTATTAGTCGTTCGTATCTAGTTTTAATTGCTGCCATGTTCAATATGTATCATATTTAACTGATAGTGCCTATATTTGGATGGTTTCGACTTCCACCTATGTATGGCAACATTTCTATATTTGAATTGTGCCTCTAGAAACAAGACGTCCATTGGATTAGGATTCACAAACAGTAGGAGAAATTTTCTCTGTTGTATGACCATGCAGAGACACTCATGTAGAGAAGTAGAACAGGAAAAATTGCCCCAAGGATCCAGAAGATATATTTGAAGTTTGTTTCATCCTTCTAGAACAAAAATTAGTCGGACAGAAGATCTGGGCTAGCGAGCGAATTTGCGTTCCATGTAAATATGTCATGTTGCTTTGGTATTTGTGAAATCTCAAGGTCCCCAACGATGGTTTTATCTTGACCTCTGCTTTGCTTTGTAGAAGTATTCGGCATATTCATGCGAAATGCTCTTAAAACCGTAAAATAATAAAGAATAGTAAAAAAGACAAATATAATTATTTTGGCAAAAAACATAGATGAACTGTGTACATATACACACTTAGAAATttcatgaacaaaaaaacatttctAGTGTTCTGGGCaaaaaaatgctttcaaaagtatTTTTTTTCAATCATTGAATTTATTTGCTAGAGCATTTAAGAATCTTTTTCTCCATGAAATTTTGTGCAATTTTTTACAATTCTCTATTTTTTATGGCAAACAAAGAAGTCATTAAATTTTTACtattttttattttactattcatggGACTGTTCACGAGGGAGCATTTGAGCTCACAAGTGGAAACCACATTCATGTATATATTCTTTTTTACTTGAGCAAATGTACACTCTCTACATATATATATTCTTTATTAGTGTGTTATATGAGGAGTGCTTTGTTGTATACAAAGCGTTTGTTAAACACAATACACTGACACAGTCACTGACAGAATTGAGCGAAAACCTCTGATCTCAAGGAACACACTGTCAAACAATCACATAATGACAAGCAGGGTGGTAGTGATGTGTTCATTCGCGGTACAAGACCTCAGTGTTTGACCGCATCGTGGAGAAGGATGATGGATCGGCGGACCCGGACAGCCGGGCCCGCCGGGAGCGATGAATCTCCTTGCCTGGAACTGTCGAGGACTGGGGTTGGACTCGACAGTTGGCGAGCTCAAAGACCAGATACGATCCCACAACCCAGCGGTGGTGTTCTTGAGTGAGACGAAGAAAACGGCCAGGGCTATGGAGAAGCTTAAGTGGAGCTTAGGCTTTAGAGAGGGGGTGGCTGTTGATTGCAAAGGGAAAAGTGGTGGTTCAGCGTTGTGGTGGAGAGACAATGTGCAAGTGACTATTCGGCCGTGGTGCCAATATTTTATTGATGCTGCGGTGATCTTCGAAGACAAAGCGTGTAGAATCACTGGATTCTACGGTGAACCTAAAACTGAACTCAGGGGCAAATCTTGGGAGGCACTACGTTTTCTTCGAAGACAGGATGATCAGCCATGGATTGTTCTTGGTGATTTCAACGAGGCCCTCCTCTTGACCGAGCAGCACGGTGGTAATTTGAGAAGTTTTGCGCAAATGGATGCCTTTCGGGAGTGCTTGGCGGATTGTGGTTTAGCTGACTTGGGTTTCTTGGATTACCCGTTTACGTGGGATAACAGAAGAGAGGGTGCTGAGAATATACAAGTTCGCCTAGATAGAGTTGTGTGCAATGATGGTTTTCTAGCCATGTATCCTCACACTACGGTGGAACAcgtcatcaccgaggagtctgaTCACAACGCCATAGTTGTTAAGGCTAGGGAGACGGCTCCCGATGCCCGGCAGAACGGACCTCGCAGGTTTAACTTTGAAGAGATGTGGACAAAGCACGAGGGCTATGATCCCATGATCACTGAGGCATGGAACCAGGTGGCTGCAAATGGACTAGGCGCGGTGAGCATGTGTGATAAATTAAAGGCCGTTACCGCTGATATGCAGCACTGGGGCAGAACCGTTTTTGGATCGGTGCGGTGACAAATTAAAAAGCTCAAGATTGACCTTGAACATGCTCGACAGCGAGCTTTGGCCTCCGGTATCTCACTGGAGGTCCGGGACTTAGAGAGCCAGCTTCGTGAGCTTTACGAATGGGAAGAGATCATGTACAAACATCGGTCTCGTGTTGGATGGCTCAAAGAGGGGGACCAGAATACACGTTATTTTCAGAATAGAGCCAGTCATCGGAGGCGGAAAAATACGGTGCGAGCCCTAAGAAGAGAGGATGGCAGCAGGTGCACCTCGGACGAGGATATGAGGGCTATGGTAGCGTCATTCTATGCTAATGTTTTCGCTTCGGAAGGCTCGACCGGAGCGGACAGGGTCCTTTCACTCATGGACGAGGTGGTTACTGGCGACATGAACAATGACCTCACGGCGGCTATCTCAGATGAGGAGGTTGAACGAGCTATGTTTCAAATGGGTGCTACGAAAGCCCCGGGGCCGGGCGGCCTGCCCGCTTTATTCTACCAGAGATACTGGTCTCTCCTGAAGACGGATGTGTGCGCGGCTGTACGCGACTTTCTTGGCGGTGGTGCTACGCCGGATTCCTTCAATGACACCATTCTGGTCATGATTCCTAAGGTTACTTCTCTGGAGTTGCTAACCCAGTTCCGCCCCATCAGTCTCTGCAACGTCCTGTACAAGGTGGCTGCCAAGGTTCTTGCAAATAGGTTAAAGTGTATCCTCCCAGTGATGATTTCTGAGGAACAAAGTGCATGTGTGCCTGGGAGGCTCATCACAGACAATGTTTTGGTTGCATATGAGTGCGTGCATGCGATCCTCAGGCGTAGAAGGAAGAAACCGCTTTGTGCTGTCAAACTAGATATGATGAAGGCGTACGATCGTGTGGAGTGGACCTTTCTGGAACAAGTTATGCGGCGGCTTGGATTTGCTCAGGGCTGGGTGGACATGATTATGAGGTGTGTTCGGACAGCTAGATTTTCTGTCAAGCTCAACGGTGGCCTATCTGAGCTATTTCTTCCCACCCGGGGACTCAGACAGGGGGATCTGCTCTCGCCATATTTGTTCTTGCTGTGCGTGGAAGGTTTCTCTGCTCTTCTTAAGCGGGCACAGCTGGAAAGGAGCATCAGTGGGGTTTCTTTCGGTGGCACTGGCCCCCATCTGACCCACCTCCTCTTCGCGGATGATAGCACCGTCTTCCTGGAGGGTTCTCAAGGCAACCTCGAGGCTCTCAGGGATATCTTACAAGTGTATGGGCAGGCTTCGGGGCAGCAAGTAAATCTCCAGAAATCCTCTATTTTCTTTGGGAAGGGATGTTCGGTGCATAACAAAAACGTTCTGAAGGGAGTAATTGGCATAAACTCTGAGGCCCTCAGCGAGAAGTACCTTGGTCTACCGACGGCGGTGGGCAGATCCAAAGACGGCACCTTTCGATATGTGAGAGAAAGTTCAAAAGGCAAGGTGCTGGGGTGGAAAGGACAGGGTCTATCTAAGGCTGCGAAGGAAGTGCTAGCTAAATCCGGGTTACAAGCGACACCGACGTTCACCATGAGCTGTTTCCAACTATCCAAGAAAATGTGCCGGAACCTGACCTCTATCTCCTCTAACTTCTGGTGGGGTTCAGCTCATGGTGAAAACAAGGTGCACTGGGTGGCCTGGGACAAGATGTGCCTGTCCAAGAGAGAGGGAGGCATGGGGTTCAGAAACTATGAAGCTTTCAACCAGGCCCTCCTCGGCAAGCAAGCTTGGAGGATCTTGGAAGTCCCGAACTCCCTTTGTGCTAGGGTTCTACATGCTAGATACTTCAAAGACTCGTCGATTATGAGTGCACATGTCCTGCCAATGCGTCTTTTACTTTCAGAAGCATCCTTCACGGGCGGGATCTGCTGCGGGAAGGTGCAGTTTGGCGTATTGGGGATGGTGCAAAGGTGCATATTCACCATGACAATTGGATTCCTTGCAGAAGCAGTCTTCGGCCACTAGGCCAGACTTTCATTCCTGGCTCGACCCGGGTTGCTGACTTGCTCTCGGAGGAGGGAAACGCGTGGAATGAAGCCAAGGTTGATGCGATGTTCACGCCGGACGATGCTGCTGACATCAAGCAGATCCCGATCGATGGCCAGGGAGTAGACGACTACCTTGCCTGGAATTATACCAAGGATGGAGTCTACTCGGTCCGGTCAGCTTACCACCTGGCGATGCATTTGAGAAAGGCCACCTCTGGACGCCCGGGATCGTCATCATCTGTCAATTCTCACAGGAACTGGTTAGCCATGTGGAGTACCCATGTCCCTAACAAAGTTAAAGTTCATACGTGGAGAGCCATGCGCAACGGCCTGGCCACTGGGTCTGAGCTGCTGCGCCGACGAATCAAACCGGGCGGCTTTTGCACTGCGTGCGGAAGAGAGGATACACTGCTGCACCGCTTTTGGAGCTGCCCTCACTCGCGACAGTTCTGGGCGGACTTGGCGGACTTGGCGGACATGCGCAGCATCCAGGCCCCATTTCCGCCGGCGGGCATTGACTCTAATCAGAATATTGGAAGGTGGCTCTGGAACTGGATGGGAGAAGCTCGGGAGGAGGAAAAAGAGATGCTCATGCAGGGGCTATATGGCCTGTGGCTAGTAAGAAACGAGGCGCGGGATGGGGTTCGCATAAAAAACCCTTCGGCTGTTGCATGCTTGGTGGCGACACTAATGGATGAATGGGCTGAAGTGGTGACGAAGAAGGCTCGGGTCGTTGCGCCACCGCCTCCTGAAAGATGGAACCCGTCCGAGACCGACTGGATCAAGGTGAATGTGGATGGCGCGGTCTCTTCTGCCacggggaacggcggcggcggggtggttgtCCGGGATGACACGAGTGCCTTCCGGTGCCCTGACCCAGCTCTTCCCTAACAAGACGAAGCCGGAGATCGTCGAGTTGCTGGCGTGCAGAAAGGCCTTGGAGTTTGGCCAAGAGCTTGGTATCAAGAGGATTCATGTGGAGATGGATTGTAAGGAAGTTGTTAGCATGATTAACTCTGTACCCCGGAACCTGTCAGTGGCGGGACCTATCGTGGAAGACATCAAAGAACTTATGCAGGGCTGGACGGGGTGCAAGATCACTTGGCGCGGGCGAATAGCTAATCGGCTCATACTGTTTCTTTGGTTTGGAGGTTTTCTCCCCCTGATTGTATCCTTAATGTATTAGCGGACGAGATCCCATACTTTATTTAATTTAAGTAAGATGTTTCCTAAAAAAAAAGGAACAGCAATCATGCAAGCAAGCTTGACAGACGCATAATATTCAGATGTAACAAAAACAATACAATTATGCAACAAATGAAATCCTTCAGGGAAGGCAGAGCTGATTCTTCTTCTTCGCACTGACCAGACTAACATAACAGCAACATACTACTTCACTCCCGTCACTACCGAATCAAgagtaacagaaaaaaaaacatgGTACTGCAGCGTCAGACGGCGATGGCGACAGACGCCGGAGGGTCGGCGGCCCAGACAATGTCCTGGAGGGCTGGCCGGAGCTCGTCGCAGCAGAACGAGAGGTACTCGAGGGTGTCGCCGCCGTCCTTCTTGACGTCGACGACGAGCACCGAAGGAGCCACGCTGAATATCTCGGCGGCCACGGCGAGCCGGCCCTTGCGACCGCCGCGTTCCGCGCCCTCGAGGCGCACGCCCCCCGGGCTGCTCTTGGTCACCCGCATCCGCCCGCCGCCACGCGCAGCGACCTCCTCGAGACGGGAGACCACGCCCCGTGCTGGCTCCCGCGTCGCGAACCGCATGCCGCCCTCCCGCCGCCGACTTGCCGGGTGGCCCTCGAACAGTGGCGAGAGGTCGAATCCCTCGGAAAGGGATATCAGATGGAACGCGTTCAGCGCCTCGGGTTCGTCCTTGTCGGCGGCATCCTTCACGCATGCTGGCGGCTCAAGACTCAGAGGCTTGGCGATGGACGTCTTCTTGAACCACGACGTCTCCACGAGCTGCGCGACGGTGATGCGGGTGGCGGGGTCGGGGTCGAGCAGTTTGGGAATGAGCCTGCGCGCATCCGTCGAGAACCACGGCGGGCATCGGTAGTCACCGCGCTGCGCCTTCTTGTACATGGTAACAACGTTGTCGTCCGGGAACGGGAGGGATCCGGCGAGGAGCACGTAGAGGATGACGCCGCAGGACCAGAGGTCGGCCTTGGCGCCGTCGTAGCCCTTGTCGCGGAGCACCTCCGGCGCGGCGTAGCCCGG
Proteins encoded:
- the LOC123099711 gene encoding CBL-interacting protein kinase 6, producing the protein MAGSAEGKKGGVLQGRYEMGRVLGHGNFGRVHIARDLRTGRAVAVKVVAKDKVVRAGMVEQIKREIAVMKRVSHPNIVELHEVMATRSKIYLALELVRGGELFARIERSGRVTEDIARRYFRQLISAVDFCHARGVYHRDLKPENLLLDEAGNLKVVDFGLSALADHARADGLLHTLCGTPGYAAPEVLRDKGYDGAKADLWSCGVILYVLLAGSLPFPDDNVVTMYKKAQRGDYRCPPWFSTDARRLIPKLLDPDPATRITVAQLVETSWFKKTSIAKPLSLEPPACVKDAADKDEPEALNAFHLISLSEGFDLSPLFEGHPASRRREGGMRFATREPARGVVSRLEEVAARGGGRMRVTKSSPGGVRLEGAERGGRKGRLAVAAEIFSVAPSVLVVDVKKDGGDTLEYLSFCCDELRPALQDIVWAADPPASVAIAV